The region ATTCTGTAAATCTACATCCCGCTCACTTTCGACCACCTGAGTAGGAGGCTAGGATAGCGGCAGTTGGTCTCGTCACTATCCTTAATGGTCAAGTCACCTGTGCCTCACGATAAATCTTCGTCCGATGCCTCAGAAGGCGGATGCCGCCCAACGTTCTACATGACCGCTGAATTGCTGGAGGCAATCGAGGCCCAGTGCGCGGCGGAGGGGAATCGTAAGCGATCGCCCTTCCTGGCCGAGATCATGGAACTGCTGCTCACGAGTGACGTGGGGCAACAGCTGCGAGACGGTGCCCAAAAGCACCGCCGTCCGCTAATTCATGAACTAGAAGCGAATCTAGTTCTGTTCAATGAGCACATCCCGACAGAACGAATTGTGGAGTTGGCGGAAGCGAGCCAGCGTAACCCAGACCAGATGCTGGTGCGCCTGATTCTGTTAGGCTTGCGGGTTTACGAAAAAGCCATCTCGCGGATGGAATCGGAGATCGACGGTGGGCCGGAGGTCGTGTCGTAGCGTTCAACATAGCTTTGATCGTTTCGTCCGCATTCTGTCTGTCAACTCAGTACAAGTGATGTACTGATGATATTTGCTACCTAATCGTCGGGTGGCGGAGTGATGGCCTGTTTGCCCCAGGGTCGTAGTCGCTCGTATCACCGCCATCGCACACGCAGGGTTGTTGAACTGAGATGAAAAACAAGTTTAAGCAACGCTTTGGGGGCAGAGCATCGGGAGCCATTCCCGCTCTTGCTGCTGTGGTCACTATTAGGTCGGTAGCAGGGTAGGGGCACCATGGCTCGATTTTTGACGCGCCGCTACGCGGCGGTGACCTGGGCTGAGGCGATCCGGCTAGCGGCGTTGGATGGCACGCCCTGGCCGGAGATCCAGGGAGTTGAGGAGGCGTACCTCCTGCACCGCGAGGAGTGGTGGGCCTGGTGGTCGGATGGGCGGTTAACGACGGCGATTGGGTTGCCGGAATCGCTGTGTTCCCAAAGTCTTTCGCTCGATGTGATCGGCCTGATCTCGGGGGTATGGGAGAGCTACGCTGGGACTCTGGCCTGTGGGTGGGCGACGCTGGCAAGGTTAGAGCAGGTATTGAGCCGAGAGCGGTTGCCACAGCCCGAGAACACGCATGGCTATGATTGGATCACTCTGGAGCGGCTGACCGTGCGGTTTACCGATGGTTCGGAAGGCGTTTTTCAGTGCTGGCATAAAGGGTATGACGAGGGCTTTGAATGCCAGATGGAATACTTAGAGTCAGGGGTTTGAGCATACTGCGATTGCCCGGCCTGTCTCTGATAGTGCCTCTATAGCCAGGGATAGTTCATCGTTTACCGATTTGCGTCAACCCAAACTGACGTTTCAGCAAAAACTCTAGCAGCCGGGGGGGTAAGGCTTGCTTAAGCAAGGGAAACCAACCGCTTTTTTTGCCCAACCGCAGCGTGAGCGGCGGACGCGGCCCTAGTACCGCTTTCACCAACTGCTCCGCAAATTGATCCGCTGGCATGGCCTGCGCCTGGGAAAGTACTGCCCTAGCTCGAATCTTGGTCTCCAGCGGTGCGTACCACGACTCCGACGACAGCACTCCTGCCAACCCCTGCTCGGCGGCCAGGCCAAAGTTTGACCGAATAGCCCCTGGCTGCACCGTCACCACCTGAATGCCAAAGGGGGCGAGCTCCATCCGCAGGGCTTCGGACAGGCTGTGCAACGCCGCCTTCGACGCACAGTAAGCCCCGGCAAAGGGTGTTGTCACCACGCCCGAAATGCTGCCGATGTTGACGATCATGCCCGATCGCTGCCGCTTCATCACCGGGGCCACCTGCTGCACCAGCTCCAGGGGAGCCATCATATTGGTCTGAAACTGCGCCTGGATCTGGGCTGGGCTGAGATCCATCAGCGGGCCAAACTGCCCAAAGCCCGCATTGTTGACCAGCAGGTCAATGCGACCCTCCTGGGCCAGCACAGTTGCAATCACCTGCTGACTACCTGCCGAGTCTCTCACATCCAGAGGCAAGGTCATAATACTGTGGGCCTTCAGGCTATCCAGGGTCTCTAACCGTCTGGACGTCGCGATTACCCGACAGCCCCGTTGATGGAAGGCCTGGCAAAGCGCTTTACCAATACCCGACGAACAGCCGGTAATCAGGACAACAGGAGATGCCATAGGATAATTGCAATCTAGAGTGATATTGACAGTTTAATTTGCAAGTGTTTATCATGGGCCTATGAGCATGTTGCAACAAATTGCCCAGCAACAGACCGAGATGGTCTTAGATCGCTTCGTTGAGGTGACCAACGACCTACTACCCCAGTTTTTGCCCAGCCAGAGTTCTGGCAGTCGCGGGCAAGAGCCGGTGAACCCTCGGCTGGTGCGCTACTACACCACTCAGGGATGGTTAGATAAGCCCCTCAAGCAGGGGCGCGAAGCTCGGTACACCTACCGGCATCTACTGCAATTGCTGGTGCTGCGCCGTCTGCTGGCGGAGGGCTACAGCGCCAGTTCCATCGGCAGCCTAATTGGCGGCCAGGGTGACGCGGCCCTAGAAAACATTCTGCAGGGCGGCGTGCAGCTGACGGTGGAGGCGGCAAACCCAGCGCTGGCGTTTTTGTCCCAAATTCGCGACCGCAGGGAATCCTCTCCAACAGACCACTCGCCCAAGCGCTCTGCCAGTCCCGCGATGCAGGCTCCCCTGGCAGTACCTGCTTCGGCACCCGCTACCCCATCGACCTCTACCCCCCAAACCTGGGCTCGTCTAGAGATCCTCGACGGTCTAGAACTTCACGTCCGCCAAGACTTTGTGGCACCTGCCACCGCCCACGAGCGAGACAGCCTGCTCCAGCTGATCGCCGACCACCTCGCCCACCTCAAATCCACCCAGAGGCCACCATGACCCCAGCCAAACCCGCTCTTCCTACCGTCGAACTGATACCGCTCCACGGGGCGATCGTCACCCAGCAGCCCATGACTCTCGATGTGCTGGTGCGCATCACCCCCCCAGCCGTTACCCTCAAGGCCGATCGCGTGCCGCTTAACCTGAGCCTGGCGATCGATCGCTCCGGATCCATGCAGGGGCAGAAGATGCACTACGCCCGTGAAGCGGCCCGCTTTGCCGTGGAGAATTTGCTGCCCTGCGATCGCATCAGCGTGGTACTCTTCGACGACCGCATTGAAACCCTGGTGCCCAGCACCCTGGCCACCGACAAAAACACCCTGCTCGAAAAGCTCAGCCACGTCCATTCGCGAGGTTCCACGGCGCTCCACGCCGGTTGGGTCGAGGGCGGAGTGCAGGTGAGCCAGTACCTCAACCCCGCCCAGCTCAACCGGGTGATCGTGCTCTCCGACGGGTTAGCCAATGTGGGGGAGACGAGGCCGGATGCAATCGCCAGCGATGTCCACGGCCTGGCCCAACACGGGGTCAGCACCACCACCCTAGGCATTGGCGACGACTACAGCGAAGACCTGCTGGCGGCCATGGCCCGCAGCGGCGACGGCAACTTTTTCCACATCGAGTCGGCGGATCAGCTCCCGACGATCTTTGAAACTGAGCTATCGGGCCTGGCGGCTACCCTGGGCCAGCGGGTCAGCCTGGGCATCAAGCCGGGCAGCGGCGTTATCGTCATGGACGTGCTGAATGACTTTGAGCTGACCGACACCCGGCGCTACAAGCTGCCTAACCTGATGGTGGGTACGCTCATTCAGGTAGTGGTGCGCTTGCAGGTGCCTGCTATGGAGCGCAGCGGCGAACTGATGCAGGTGCGCCTGGCCTGGGATGATGCTGAGCAGCCCGGTCGGCAGATGCTGCGGGCCGGGCTGGAGCTGCCCCTGGTGAGTGCTGAGCAGTTTAGCGACTTCCCCGCCAACCCAGCGGTGCAAGAGCAGGTGGCTTTGCTCATGGCAGCTCGTGCCCGCCGCGAAGCAGTAATGTACTCCGACCGGGGCGACTATGCTGCCGCTGGTATGTCCCTAGCCAATGCCCGAATGGAAATGGCCGCGATGGCACCCAGTGCGGCCCTGCTAGAAGAGCAATCCATTCTGGAAGATTTAGAAGCTGACTACCAGAGTGGCAATGTGACCAGCGCTCGCAAGAAGGCGTTTTCCCAGTCCTTCAACCTGTCGCGATCGGGCAAGTCTAAGCCCCGACGCTCCATGGATTCTAAATAGGCGACGGCACTAGGTGGTTGTATCGGCCTGGGTATAATTATTGCCAGGCCTACAACCGCACCCAACGGTACACCACCCACTGGGACGAGCTGGTTATTATGCAATGAACCCATACACCGGTCATTATTTTGCTTCGGATGTTACTGTCTCAATAACCAATGTAAGGCTGTTAATTTGTTCATTAATTTCATCAATCTGAGTAGCTCGAAGTGGATTGATCTCTCGAATGCCTTTACCTAACGTTTCGCCAACATTCGAGATCCCCTGGCTAGTACTGCTTACAACCCAACCCACGAGGGTAGTAACTGGGAAGGGTCTTAACCCTCGACCCACAGCATTCGTAGTTTCGCTGAGACTATGAAACACTGTCTCAGTGATTGCAGCGCCTGCTTCGGCACTTCTGTGCCTCTCAAGATAGGAGACTTTCTTTTTTTCAAAAGCACAGATGACAGCCCAGGCTTCATCAATGGTCATTTGGAGGCCTTTCCATAAAACAGGCCTCACCTTTGGAGGAGTAACCATACCCTTCCGCTTTCGCTGAATCACACGTTCCGCAATTTTTATATAGTTCATGGATTGAGTAAACCTGTTTTGAAGTCGTCGCTCCAGATATATCAATACCGCTATCCAACACAAAAGCCCTGGTTTACAGCCAGGGGCAACAGTGGTTTTACCACCTGCTCATAAGCATTCCCTAACCGCTGTACATCTAACAGTTCATCCATAGTGCTTACGCCTAAGTCACTGATAAAAGGATCTATCTGTCTTTCCCATTTGCCTGCTGATAGAGCTTTGCGAGTTGCCACTAGCCCACAGTGTTGAAGTGTTACAAATTGGGCAAAATACTTGTTGGAAGGAAGATTGTTCGACTTAGCCGAATTGACCTCCGGCAGTGTCGGCACCAAATTCCACAGCTGGTCGTGGGCCACAAATGACCAGGGCAGGTAATGGTCTAGGGAAAACCGGTTGGGGTCAATCACCTGCTGAGAATAGATGTAGCGGAGCGGTTGGGAGCGCAGCACCAACTTCCAGTAGTCGGTCTGCTTGGACAGCGAATCGCGCCGGGTAGGCATGAATAGTTTGTTAGCGATCGCGGGAGTACTCGGGTTTCGCTTCTGCATGTAGGTTAGCCAT is a window of Nodosilinea sp. PGN35 DNA encoding:
- a CDS encoding VWA domain-containing protein, translated to MTPAKPALPTVELIPLHGAIVTQQPMTLDVLVRITPPAVTLKADRVPLNLSLAIDRSGSMQGQKMHYAREAARFAVENLLPCDRISVVLFDDRIETLVPSTLATDKNTLLEKLSHVHSRGSTALHAGWVEGGVQVSQYLNPAQLNRVIVLSDGLANVGETRPDAIASDVHGLAQHGVSTTTLGIGDDYSEDLLAAMARSGDGNFFHIESADQLPTIFETELSGLAATLGQRVSLGIKPGSGVIVMDVLNDFELTDTRRYKLPNLMVGTLIQVVVRLQVPAMERSGELMQVRLAWDDAEQPGRQMLRAGLELPLVSAEQFSDFPANPAVQEQVALLMAARARREAVMYSDRGDYAAAGMSLANARMEMAAMAPSAALLEEQSILEDLEADYQSGNVTSARKKAFSQSFNLSRSGKSKPRRSMDSK
- a CDS encoding HNH endonuclease domain-containing protein; this encodes MIIHPAWASYLEEHYGIVRGWAVWEWLTYMQKRNPSTPAIANKLFMPTRRDSLSKQTDYWKLVLRSQPLRYIYSQQVIDPNRFSLDHYLPWSFVAHDQLWNLVPTLPEVNSAKSNNLPSNKYFAQFVTLQHCGLVATRKALSAGKWERQIDPFISDLGVSTMDELLDVQRLGNAYEQVVKPLLPLAVNQGFCVG
- a CDS encoding MerR family transcriptional regulator, translated to MLQQIAQQQTEMVLDRFVEVTNDLLPQFLPSQSSGSRGQEPVNPRLVRYYTTQGWLDKPLKQGREARYTYRHLLQLLVLRRLLAEGYSASSIGSLIGGQGDAALENILQGGVQLTVEAANPALAFLSQIRDRRESSPTDHSPKRSASPAMQAPLAVPASAPATPSTSTPQTWARLEILDGLELHVRQDFVAPATAHERDSLLQLIADHLAHLKSTQRPP
- a CDS encoding SDR family oxidoreductase; this encodes MASPVVLITGCSSGIGKALCQAFHQRGCRVIATSRRLETLDSLKAHSIMTLPLDVRDSAGSQQVIATVLAQEGRIDLLVNNAGFGQFGPLMDLSPAQIQAQFQTNMMAPLELVQQVAPVMKRQRSGMIVNIGSISGVVTTPFAGAYCASKAALHSLSEALRMELAPFGIQVVTVQPGAIRSNFGLAAEQGLAGVLSSESWYAPLETKIRARAVLSQAQAMPADQFAEQLVKAVLGPRPPLTLRLGKKSGWFPLLKQALPPRLLEFLLKRQFGLTQIGKR